A stretch of the Snodgrassella alvi genome encodes the following:
- a CDS encoding lipoprotein-releasing ABC transporter permease subunit — MASLETWIGLRYLRARKRNGFMSFITAVSIAGIALGVTTLIVVLSVMNGFQKEIRNQLLSVAPHAEMGFYENSLDQHWQDLQKLVQGNPQVVGTAPYVADQALLANAGEVRGVQIRGIDPALEGKVVDYGAGMPKNGFASLKPDEFGILLGKNLAEALGANIGDKITVITPDGNVTPAGMVPRLKQFTLVGVVKTKIYEVDNTLALTHISDAQKLYRLGNNVSGLRLKLADPQNAPDVIRKIVPPKLQNEIWIRDWTFQNRSYFDAVQMEKRMMFIILLLIIAVAAFNLVSSLVMAVTEKQADIAILRTLGLSPAGVMRIFMIQGAVAGFLGTFFGTLFGVTLGLNIGRIVAFFEHLTGKHLIPSQIYFVSYLPSDVEFTDVCTIAVISLLLAFVATLYPSWRAAKTQPAEALRYE; from the coding sequence ATGGCATCTCTGGAAACATGGATTGGTTTACGTTATTTACGGGCCAGGAAACGTAACGGGTTTATGTCATTCATTACCGCAGTGTCAATTGCTGGTATCGCACTCGGAGTTACTACTTTGATTGTGGTGCTGTCGGTGATGAATGGTTTTCAAAAAGAAATTCGTAATCAGTTACTCAGTGTCGCTCCGCATGCTGAAATGGGCTTTTATGAAAACAGTCTGGATCAGCATTGGCAGGATTTGCAAAAGTTAGTACAAGGGAATCCACAGGTGGTGGGCACGGCACCCTATGTAGCAGACCAAGCTTTGTTAGCCAATGCCGGCGAAGTACGTGGAGTGCAGATTCGCGGCATTGATCCCGCACTGGAAGGCAAAGTTGTGGATTATGGAGCCGGCATGCCCAAAAATGGTTTTGCTTCACTGAAACCTGATGAATTCGGTATTTTGTTGGGCAAGAATTTGGCAGAGGCGCTGGGTGCTAATATTGGAGACAAAATCACTGTTATCACGCCTGATGGAAATGTCACGCCAGCTGGCATGGTGCCGCGTCTGAAACAGTTTACTCTGGTAGGGGTAGTAAAAACCAAGATTTATGAAGTGGATAATACGCTGGCTTTAACCCATATTAGTGATGCTCAAAAGCTTTACCGGCTAGGAAATAATGTAAGTGGTCTAAGGTTGAAACTGGCTGACCCACAAAATGCACCAGATGTGATTCGCAAAATTGTGCCACCTAAATTACAGAATGAAATTTGGATTCGTGACTGGACTTTTCAAAACCGCAGTTATTTTGATGCAGTACAGATGGAAAAACGCATGATGTTTATTATTTTGCTGCTAATAATTGCGGTGGCTGCATTTAATCTGGTGTCTTCATTAGTGATGGCGGTAACTGAAAAGCAGGCAGATATTGCTATATTACGCACTCTTGGGCTTTCCCCAGCCGGTGTAATGCGTATTTTCATGATTCAGGGTGCGGTAGCCGGTTTTCTGGGTACTTTTTTCGGAACCTTGTTTGGTGTCACTCTTGGTTTGAATATTGGCCGCATTGTTGCCTTTTTTGAGCACCTAACTGGTAAACATTTGATTCCATCGCAAATCTATTTTGTTAGCTACCTGCCGTCGGA